Proteins encoded together in one Sphingomonas radiodurans window:
- a CDS encoding PepSY-associated TM helix domain-containing protein: MAHRWAGLTIALFLIIAGGTGSLLAFYPELERIVAPSFMQSQTSGPRFDPLELRRRAELLSGGQVDYVPLHITPGSTAIISVSARPGQSQLGFNEIALDPVSGLERGRRQWGDITQGTVNLMPFLYKLHYSLAAGDIGRYALGIAALIWLIDCFVGWYLTLPAMLIQRWSAWRKAWTVRRAPSAKLNFDLHRAGGLWLWPVLLVFAWSSVGFNLEPVYSPVMKAMVGDVPSFSDVPARDVPLVSPRLDWAEARDRGRQLVEAAGRRDGFVLTCEEWLRFDRNRGVYISAFQSDRDIYNRFVGGRAAFDADTGRLVFLKLPTGQHARTTVDTWLSGLHMGVVLGLPWRIMVSTIGLGVVILSVTGVIIWMRKRSARLFRTRRIGLAIEPLAQPAE, from the coding sequence TTGGCACACCGATGGGCGGGACTGACGATTGCGCTGTTTCTGATCATCGCTGGCGGAACCGGATCGCTGCTGGCCTTCTACCCCGAACTCGAACGGATCGTCGCGCCGAGCTTCATGCAGTCGCAGACCAGCGGGCCACGTTTCGATCCGCTCGAGCTGCGGCGCCGTGCCGAGCTGCTGTCGGGGGGGCAGGTCGATTACGTGCCGCTTCACATCACACCGGGTTCGACCGCGATCATCTCAGTGTCGGCGCGGCCGGGGCAGAGCCAGCTCGGTTTCAATGAAATAGCGCTGGACCCGGTGAGCGGTCTCGAGCGCGGGCGGCGGCAATGGGGTGACATTACCCAAGGCACGGTCAATCTCATGCCATTTCTGTACAAGCTGCACTACAGCTTGGCGGCCGGCGATATCGGACGATACGCGCTGGGCATCGCGGCGCTGATCTGGCTCATCGATTGTTTTGTCGGCTGGTATCTGACGCTGCCCGCCATGCTTATTCAGCGATGGTCGGCTTGGCGCAAGGCATGGACGGTGCGGCGTGCCCCATCCGCCAAGCTCAATTTCGACCTGCACCGCGCTGGCGGGCTTTGGCTTTGGCCGGTGCTTCTCGTCTTCGCCTGGTCAAGCGTCGGGTTCAACCTTGAACCCGTCTATTCACCGGTTATGAAGGCTATGGTCGGCGATGTGCCAAGCTTCTCCGACGTGCCGGCGCGCGACGTGCCGCTCGTTTCGCCACGACTGGACTGGGCAGAGGCACGCGACCGTGGCCGGCAATTGGTCGAAGCCGCCGGCCGCCGCGACGGCTTCGTCCTGACTTGTGAGGAATGGCTGCGGTTCGACCGCAACCGCGGCGTTTACATCTCCGCGTTTCAATCCGACCGCGACATCTACAATCGCTTCGTTGGAGGCCGAGCCGCATTCGATGCCGACACTGGTCGCCTCGTGTTCCTGAAGTTGCCGACCGGCCAGCACGCGCGAACGACTGTCGATACTTGGCTATCCGGTTTGCACATGGGGGTGGTGCTCGGGCTACCGTGGCGGATCATGGTCAGCACGATTGGACTGGGTGTCGTTATCCTGAGCGTGACCGGCGTGATCATCTGGATGCGCAAGCGCTCCGCGCGCCTGTTCCGGACTCGCCGTATTGGCCTAGCGATCGAGCCGCTTGCGCAACCGGCAGAGTAG
- a CDS encoding TrmH family RNA methyltransferase — protein sequence MCLPLIAACGRPHCCWLNVGLAGGEPGNYRCAMALLIPIDEPDDPRIDAYRDIRERDLVGRTGLFVAEGTVVVEKLIASIRHRPLSLLIAGKRVTALEPMLASLPNNVPVFVAAQPVMDTVAGFPLHRGVLAIGRQSEKLSADTLLRDACRSDGGINVLLLSGIANHDNMGGIFRNAAAFGIDAMILDADCCDPFYRKAIRVSVGAALDIPYAILSRSDDPVSLLERYGIAGVALSPAGTMSLGDWRPGLRNAVLFGAEGPGLSPALLGRMQSLRIEMASGFDSLNVATTSGIVLHHLAISR from the coding sequence ATGTGCCTGCCGTTGATAGCAGCTTGCGGTAGACCGCATTGTTGCTGGCTGAACGTTGGTCTGGCGGGGGGCGAGCCAGGAAACTATCGGTGCGCAATGGCTTTGCTTATACCGATAGACGAGCCAGATGATCCGCGGATCGATGCCTATCGCGACATTCGCGAGCGTGACCTAGTTGGCCGCACTGGCCTGTTTGTCGCCGAAGGTACCGTCGTGGTCGAGAAGCTGATCGCCAGCATCCGGCACCGCCCCTTGTCGCTGCTGATCGCCGGCAAGCGCGTCACCGCGCTCGAGCCCATGCTGGCGTCGCTGCCGAACAACGTGCCGGTCTTCGTCGCCGCGCAACCGGTGATGGATACAGTAGCGGGGTTCCCACTCCACCGCGGCGTGCTGGCGATCGGTCGGCAATCGGAGAAGCTATCGGCAGACACTCTCCTGCGCGACGCATGTCGGAGCGATGGAGGAATTAACGTTCTGCTGCTGTCGGGCATCGCCAACCACGACAACATGGGCGGCATCTTCCGCAACGCCGCCGCATTCGGCATCGACGCGATGATCCTCGATGCAGATTGCTGCGACCCGTTCTACCGGAAAGCGATCCGGGTGTCGGTAGGTGCGGCACTCGACATCCCGTACGCAATACTGTCGCGGAGCGACGACCCTGTTTCGCTGCTCGAACGTTACGGGATCGCGGGCGTGGCGCTCAGCCCTGCCGGAACGATGTCGCTAGGCGATTGGCGTCCTGGCTTGCGCAACGCGGTGCTGTTTGGTGCCGAGGGGCCCGGCCTGTCACCCGCGCTGCTCGGCCGGATGCAAAGCCTGAGGATCGAAATGGCGTCCGGGTTCGACTCGCTGAACGTCGCGACCACATCAGGCATCGTGTTGCATCACTTGGCGATCAGCCGCTGA
- a CDS encoding metallophosphoesterase encodes MLQVLLDLGTLVAVLVQRRGVTLPNDVRYSAAGLSVILAAVGVANAIRVPPIKDLEVTVRNLPAKFDGYQLLQLTDLHISRLFPERWARAVVERANGSGVDLIVATGDFIDGSVAMRRIDVAPLHDLRAPDGVYAIPGNHEYFFDYEAWMRHLAGLGLRMLPNAHTILSRDDARLVLAGVTDLSAPAKGHPGPDLAAALAGAPRNVPILLLDHQPKEAGRAAANGVGVQLSGHTHGGMIVGLDRLVARGNNGYVSGRYDVGGMTLYVSNGTALWPGFALRLGRPPELTRITLRAQL; translated from the coding sequence GTGCTGCAGGTCCTGCTCGATCTCGGGACGCTGGTGGCGGTGCTTGTGCAACGCCGCGGCGTCACTCTGCCGAATGACGTGCGCTACTCGGCGGCAGGGCTTTCGGTGATCCTCGCGGCAGTCGGCGTGGCAAACGCGATACGCGTGCCGCCGATCAAGGATCTGGAGGTCACGGTTCGGAACTTGCCAGCGAAGTTCGACGGTTACCAACTGCTCCAACTGACCGATCTGCACATCAGCCGCTTGTTTCCGGAGCGCTGGGCACGCGCGGTGGTTGAGCGCGCCAACGGGTCCGGTGTCGACCTTATTGTCGCAACCGGCGATTTCATCGACGGCTCGGTCGCGATGCGCCGGATAGATGTCGCGCCGCTGCACGACCTCCGCGCGCCGGACGGGGTTTACGCGATCCCGGGCAACCACGAATACTTCTTCGATTACGAAGCGTGGATGCGGCACCTCGCCGGCCTGGGGCTGAGGATGCTGCCGAACGCTCACACAATTCTGTCTCGGGATGATGCCCGGCTAGTTCTTGCGGGAGTCACGGACCTGTCAGCGCCCGCGAAAGGCCATCCTGGTCCCGACCTCGCCGCCGCCTTGGCAGGAGCGCCGCGGAACGTCCCCATTCTCCTCCTAGACCACCAACCGAAGGAGGCGGGTCGAGCAGCCGCTAACGGCGTCGGGGTTCAGCTGTCCGGGCATACCCACGGCGGCATGATCGTCGGCCTGGATCGGCTAGTTGCCCGAGGCAACAACGGTTACGTGTCAGGGCGCTACGACGTTGGCGGAATGACGCTCTACGTCAGCAACGGGACCGCGCTCTGGCCCGGTTTCGCACTCCGGCTTGGGCGCCCGCCCGAGCTGACCCGGATTACCCTGCGGGCGCAGCTATAA